The following are encoded in a window of Alphaproteobacteria bacterium genomic DNA:
- the murB gene encoding UDP-N-acetylmuramate dehydrogenase, with protein sequence MVSPKPMRLIDRLPQTRGGYRENASLAATTWFRVGGPAEVLFRPADRDDLAAFLAAKPADVPVTVLGVGSNLLVRDGGIPGVTIRLGKGFADIARDGTIVKAGAAALDVNVANAARDWGLGGLEFLVGVPGTVGGALRMNAGAYGKEMKDVVLAAEAIDAAGTLHYATNGALCFEYRSSCMPDDWIFIGAELKAEPDDSAAIAARMTDIQAKREASQPVRTRTGGSTFANPPGAKAWELIDAAGCRGLTRGGAKVSEKHCNFLINDGDATAADLEDLGDEIRARVFAKFGVDLRWEIKRVGVRA encoded by the coding sequence ATGGTTTCCCCCAAGCCGATGCGGCTAATCGATCGCTTGCCGCAAACGCGCGGCGGTTATCGCGAGAATGCGAGCCTTGCGGCGACGACGTGGTTCCGCGTCGGCGGTCCGGCGGAAGTGCTGTTCCGCCCGGCCGATCGCGACGATCTGGCGGCATTCCTCGCCGCCAAGCCCGCCGACGTGCCGGTGACGGTGCTGGGCGTCGGCTCCAATCTGCTGGTGCGCGACGGCGGCATTCCCGGTGTCACGATCCGCCTGGGCAAAGGCTTCGCCGATATCGCGCGCGACGGGACCATCGTGAAGGCCGGTGCGGCCGCGCTCGACGTCAACGTCGCCAACGCGGCGCGCGATTGGGGCTTGGGCGGTCTCGAATTCCTGGTCGGCGTGCCCGGCACCGTCGGCGGCGCCTTGCGCATGAACGCGGGCGCCTATGGCAAGGAAATGAAGGATGTCGTGCTGGCCGCCGAAGCGATCGACGCCGCCGGCACGCTGCATTACGCGACCAACGGCGCCTTGTGCTTCGAATACCGGTCGAGCTGCATGCCCGACGATTGGATCTTCATCGGCGCCGAGCTGAAAGCCGAGCCCGACGATAGCGCCGCCATCGCCGCGCGCATGACCGATATCCAGGCCAAGCGCGAAGCCTCGCAACCCGTGCGCACGCGCACCGGCGGCTCGACCTTCGCCAACCCGCCGGGTGCGAAAGCCTGGGAATTGATCGACGCGGCCGGCTGCCGGGGTTTGACGCGCGGCGGCGCCAAGGTCAGCGAGAAGCACTGCAACTTCCTGATCAACGACGGCGACGCGACCGCCGCCGATCTGGAGGATTTGGGCGACGAAATCCGCGCGCGCGTCTTCGCGAAATTCGGCGTCGATCTGCGCTGGGAGATCAAGCGCGTGGGGGTGCGGGCATGA
- a CDS encoding FtsQ-type POTRA domain-containing protein, which yields MFGRTKRNTRKPARRTGWRRILGWRPSAAAAKIMTAIGIAAVIGGGGLYAWRTGGADRLEDMALDLRRGILTATTRAGLQVSEVLVEGRERTSSRDVLAVLDARRGAPILTFDPHQAKAELETLPWVRRAIVERRLPDTIHVRLEERVPLALWQRGGRFAVIDQDAKEIPGVDPGNFAKLLIVVGDDAPEHAGGLIALLDTEPALRNRVSAAVRVGGRRWNLNLDNGVVVNLPEANAGAAYERLAELERNNGLVERDLVSVDLRLPDRLILRAKDAAPSTTPVNAPAQRRNNRPT from the coding sequence ATGTTCGGCCGCACGAAACGCAACACCCGCAAGCCCGCGCGCCGCACCGGCTGGCGCCGCATCCTCGGCTGGCGCCCGTCGGCGGCGGCGGCAAAGATTATGACCGCGATCGGGATCGCCGCCGTGATCGGCGGCGGCGGCTTATACGCTTGGCGCACCGGCGGGGCGGATCGCTTGGAAGATATGGCGCTGGATCTGCGCCGCGGCATTCTTACAGCGACGACGCGCGCCGGTTTGCAGGTGAGCGAAGTTCTGGTCGAAGGGCGCGAACGCACCAGTTCGCGCGACGTGCTGGCGGTGCTGGATGCGCGGCGCGGCGCGCCCATTCTGACCTTCGATCCGCATCAGGCGAAGGCCGAACTCGAAACCCTGCCCTGGGTGCGCCGCGCGATCGTCGAACGGCGCTTGCCCGACACGATCCATGTGCGCCTGGAAGAACGAGTGCCCCTGGCGCTGTGGCAGCGCGGCGGGCGCTTCGCGGTGATCGACCAGGACGCCAAGGAAATCCCCGGCGTCGATCCCGGCAATTTCGCCAAGCTGCTGATCGTCGTGGGCGACGACGCGCCCGAACATGCCGGCGGCCTGATCGCGCTGCTCGACACCGAGCCCGCATTGCGCAACCGCGTATCGGCGGCCGTGCGCGTCGGCGGGCGGCGCTGGAATTTGAATCTCGACAACGGCGTGGTCGTGAACCTGCCCGAAGCGAATGCGGGAGCGGCCTACGAGCGCCTCGCCGAACTCGAACGCAACAACGGCTTGGTCGAGCGCGATCTCGTCTCCGTCGATCTGCGTTTGCCCGACCGCCTGATCCTGCGCGCGAAGGACGCGGCGCCGTCGACCACGCCGGTCAACGCGCCCGCCCAACGCCGCAACAACCGGCCGACTTAG
- a CDS encoding UDP-N-acetylmuramate--L-alanine ligase codes for MRALPLDIGLLHFVGIGGIGMSGIAEILHNLGYKVQGSDQADSANVQRLRNLGIAVHVGHKAENLGNAEVLVVSTAVKPDNPEVRAAREKLIPVVRRAEMLAELMRLKWAVAIAGTHGKTTTTGFVAAMLETAGMDPTIINGGILNAYGTNARLGAGDWMVVEADESDGTFVKLPATIAVVTNIDPEHLDYWGTFENAKKGYQNFISNLPFYGFAAMCVDHPEVQALIAATQDRKILAYGFSPQADVRGVNVRLDASGGHFDVALSGRAGPERTIRNLHLPLVGKHNVENSLAAVAVAIEMGIDEATIRKALAAIKGVKRRFTNTGMGAGLTVIDDYGHHPVEIAAVLKAARQATSAGVIAVVQPHRYTRLANLFEEFCTCFNDADAVIVADVYAAGEQPIDGANKQALVEGLRGHGHRKAIALENSQALARTVLDIAKPGDMVVCLGAGNITQWAHALPGELDAAVAAAGGKA; via the coding sequence ATGAGGGCGCTGCCGCTCGATATCGGCTTGCTGCACTTCGTGGGCATCGGCGGAATCGGCATGTCCGGCATCGCCGAGATCCTGCACAATCTCGGCTACAAGGTTCAGGGCTCCGACCAGGCCGACAGCGCGAACGTGCAACGCTTGCGCAATCTCGGCATCGCCGTCCATGTCGGCCACAAGGCCGAGAACCTGGGCAACGCCGAAGTGCTGGTCGTGTCCACGGCCGTGAAGCCCGACAATCCCGAAGTGCGCGCCGCGCGCGAAAAGCTGATCCCGGTCGTGCGCCGTGCGGAAATGCTCGCCGAGCTGATGCGCCTCAAATGGGCGGTGGCGATCGCAGGGACCCACGGCAAGACGACGACGACCGGTTTCGTCGCCGCGATGCTGGAAACCGCGGGCATGGACCCGACGATCATCAATGGCGGCATCCTCAACGCCTACGGCACCAACGCGCGCTTGGGTGCGGGCGATTGGATGGTCGTCGAAGCCGACGAAAGCGACGGCACGTTCGTCAAACTGCCCGCGACCATCGCGGTCGTGACCAATATCGATCCCGAACATCTCGATTACTGGGGCACGTTCGAGAACGCAAAAAAGGGCTACCAGAATTTCATTTCGAATCTGCCCTTCTATGGCTTCGCGGCGATGTGCGTCGATCATCCGGAAGTGCAGGCGCTGATCGCGGCGACGCAAGACCGCAAGATCCTCGCCTACGGTTTCTCGCCGCAGGCCGATGTGCGCGGCGTGAATGTGCGCCTCGACGCGTCGGGCGGACATTTCGACGTAGCACTTTCGGGGCGCGCAGGGCCGGAACGCACGATCCGCAATCTGCATCTGCCGCTGGTCGGCAAGCACAATGTCGAAAACTCGCTGGCCGCCGTCGCCGTGGCGATCGAGATGGGGATCGACGAGGCGACGATCCGCAAGGCGCTCGCCGCCATCAAGGGCGTGAAGCGTCGCTTCACGAATACGGGTATGGGGGCGGGCTTGACCGTCATCGACGATTACGGCCATCACCCGGTCGAGATCGCGGCGGTGCTGAAAGCGGCCCGCCAGGCGACGTCGGCGGGCGTGATCGCGGTCGTGCAGCCGCATCGCTATACGCGGCTTGCGAATCTGTTCGAGGAATTTTGCACCTGCTTCAACGACGCCGACGCCGTGATCGTCGCCGATGTTTACGCGGCGGGCGAACAGCCGATCGACGGTGCCAACAAGCAAGCGCTGGTCGAAGGCTTGCGCGGCCATGGCCATCGCAAGGCGATCGCGCTCGAAAATTCGCAAGCGCTCGCGCGCACCGTGCTCGACATCGCCAAGCCGGGCGACATGGTGGTGTGCTTGGGTGCCGGCAACATCACGCAATGGGCGCATGCGCTGCCCGGCGAGCTCGACGCGGCGGTCGCGGCGGCGGGAGGGAAAGCATGA
- a CDS encoding D-alanine--D-alanine ligase gives MKKILLLKGGLSTEREVSLSSGHECAKALRAKGYDVIEHDLVSLDGLTAALADKPDVVFNALHGRWAEDGTIQGVLDLARVPYTHSGLLASALAMDKPVARAVFKGRDLPIAEGGVFKRADVLAGRAIALPFVMKPANEGSSVGVKIVLEKADLDALAREPWPFDEEVLVETYIPGRELTVAVMGFNGEAKALGVLEIRPNNGFYDYTAKYTDGKAIHICPAPIDRVAYDEAMRVALEAHRALGCRGVSRADIRYDDTRGEPGRVVLLEVNTQPGMTPLSLVPEIAAASGIAFPELCAWLVEHATHDGPKGRAA, from the coding sequence ATGAAAAAGATCCTGCTCCTCAAAGGCGGCTTATCGACCGAGCGCGAAGTGAGCCTGTCCTCCGGCCACGAATGCGCCAAGGCGCTGCGCGCCAAGGGTTACGACGTGATCGAGCACGATCTCGTTTCGCTCGATGGTTTGACGGCGGCACTCGCCGATAAGCCCGACGTGGTGTTCAACGCGCTGCACGGCCGCTGGGCCGAGGACGGCACGATCCAAGGCGTGCTCGATCTCGCGCGCGTGCCCTACACGCATTCGGGCCTGCTCGCCTCGGCGTTGGCGATGGACAAGCCCGTCGCGCGCGCCGTGTTCAAGGGCCGCGATCTGCCGATCGCCGAAGGCGGCGTGTTCAAACGCGCCGACGTGCTGGCGGGTCGCGCGATCGCGTTGCCCTTCGTGATGAAGCCCGCCAACGAAGGCTCTTCCGTCGGCGTGAAGATCGTTCTGGAAAAGGCCGATCTCGACGCATTGGCGCGCGAGCCTTGGCCGTTCGACGAGGAAGTGCTGGTCGAGACCTATATCCCGGGCCGCGAATTGACGGTCGCGGTGATGGGCTTCAACGGCGAAGCGAAGGCGTTGGGCGTGCTGGAAATCCGCCCGAACAACGGCTTCTACGACTACACGGCCAAATACACCGACGGCAAAGCGATCCATATTTGCCCGGCCCCCATCGACCGCGTCGCCTACGACGAGGCGATGCGCGTGGCGCTGGAAGCGCACCGTGCCTTGGGCTGCCGGGGCGTGAGCCGCGCGGATATCCGTTACGACGACACGCGCGGCGAACCCGGCCGCGTCGTGCTGCTCGAAGTCAACACCCAGCCCGGCATGACGCCGCTGTCGCTTGTGCCCGAAATCGCGGCGGCGTCGGGGATCGCTTTTCCCGAGCTTTGCGCCTGGCTGGTCGAACACGCGACGCATGACGGGCCGAAAGGGAGAGCCGCCTGA
- the murG gene encoding undecaprenyldiphospho-muramoylpentapeptide beta-N-acetylglucosaminyltransferase, which produces MNAPLVILAAGGTGGHVFPAEALAGALDRRGYRLAFVTDDRGTQYGGRLGTLETHRLPLRKMTGGVVQKLRGFASLVPGYFAARRVIKKLAPQAVVGFGGYPSLPTVAAAIGRVPTALHEQNAVLGRVNRLIASKVDAIASSFATTRHAERATLTGNPVRENVIALRDGTYWVPEKNGELRLLVTGGSQGASIFGRVVPDAIARLPQEARARLKIVQQTRKDDVDAVQAAYAKAGIAAEVAPFFADLPQRIANAHLVIARSGASTVAELACIGRPALLVPYMHATDDHQTENARALADAGGAWLLPEPHFTAEALEKHLASLLADPAALPPMAQAAWKFGKPDAAERLADLVAKLATGGRA; this is translated from the coding sequence GTGAACGCACCCCTCGTCATCCTCGCGGCCGGCGGTACCGGCGGCCATGTATTCCCGGCGGAAGCGCTCGCGGGGGCGCTCGACAGACGCGGCTATCGCTTGGCCTTCGTCACCGACGATCGCGGCACGCAATATGGCGGGCGCCTGGGCACGCTCGAAACCCATCGCTTGCCGTTGCGTAAAATGACCGGCGGCGTCGTACAGAAACTTCGCGGCTTCGCTTCGCTCGTCCCCGGCTATTTCGCCGCGCGCCGCGTGATCAAGAAGCTCGCACCCCAAGCCGTGGTCGGCTTCGGCGGCTATCCCAGCCTGCCGACGGTTGCGGCGGCCATCGGCCGTGTGCCCACCGCCTTGCACGAACAGAACGCCGTGCTCGGCCGCGTCAATCGCCTGATCGCGTCGAAGGTCGATGCGATCGCCAGTTCCTTCGCGACCACGCGCCACGCCGAACGCGCGACGCTGACCGGCAATCCGGTGCGCGAGAACGTGATTGCCTTGCGCGACGGCACCTATTGGGTGCCGGAGAAGAACGGCGAGCTTCGCCTGCTGGTGACCGGCGGCAGCCAAGGCGCTTCGATTTTTGGTCGCGTCGTGCCCGACGCGATCGCACGCTTGCCGCAAGAGGCGCGCGCGCGCCTCAAGATCGTTCAGCAGACGCGCAAAGACGATGTCGATGCCGTCCAAGCCGCCTATGCCAAGGCGGGCATCGCGGCGGAAGTGGCGCCGTTCTTCGCCGATTTGCCCCAGCGCATCGCGAACGCGCATCTGGTGATCGCGCGCAGCGGCGCTTCCACCGTGGCCGAACTTGCCTGCATCGGCCGTCCGGCCCTTCTGGTTCCTTACATGCACGCGACCGACGATCATCAGACCGAAAACGCCCGCGCTTTGGCCGATGCCGGCGGGGCGTGGCTGTTGCCCGAACCGCATTTCACGGCCGAGGCGCTGGAGAAACATCTCGCCTCGCTGCTCGCCGATCCGGCGGCGCTGCCGCCGATGGCGCAAGCCGCGTGGAAATTCGGCAAGCCCGACGCCGCCGAACGCCTGGCCGATCTGGTCGCGAAACTCGCGACGGGAGGCCGCGCATGA